Proteins encoded in a region of the Stieleria neptunia genome:
- a CDS encoding DUF1553 domain-containing protein: protein MAKTISEAEREFFESKIRPVLVEHCYSCHNSVDSSEGGLVMDHRDAVLRGGDGGVVVVAGDPGASRLIKVLRHEIDGLEMPEGGPKLDEAIVRDFEKWIRIGLPDPRDQPPTDEELQASSSWAEKLERRKQWWSFQPIVSSDPPADENDSPHPIDRFVNRELESNGLKPSPAADAATLVRRLFFTLTGLPPSPDQATSWTRRINETADRDAVVGELIDQLLDSDNFGPRWARHWMDWIRYAESHGSEGDPRIQNAWHYRDYLIRALNADVPYDQLLREHVAGDLLPEPRINPQLGINESMVGTAHWRMVFHGFAPTDALDEKVRFIDDQINVFSKAFLGLTVSCARCHDHKFDAISQADYYALFGVLASCRPGRHVVDLQSQQELHRTTLAELKTQIRDSIASQWLVESNVATDRLLNPDAKPAKSVGLVDVLNGLRQNVADGKPFQTAWNETVQAQLDQRNAVDAFFANSTSVHWNLGDDDARSQWYSYGTGLEGDSDAGQFSIAIDGQTLLSGIYPSGVYTHGLSAKHPGRLTSPDFQLHDGQAICAEVIGANDASLRYVVQDYPRNGTVYPVTRLNGDWNVQRYDLSYWSGDMIHLELATAMDAPLLTSDKPRSWFGVRRVVVTDNDHEVPRPASEGFLALVESAKSARGAASAGGDVPGDWSQLETLLRSSVRRAVVAWTSGSMTDAQAILLDDCLRTGVLPNSLDRLPELNALVGQYRKLENEIPVPTRVPGLDESVGVDQPLMVRGNHKQLADPVPRRFLEVIDDSPYRSTISGRAELAEDLLRDDNPLTRRVIVNRIWHHLFGQGIVSTPDNFGRLGNLPSHPELLDWLAVRFAKDGWSIKTFIRLLVSSDTWQRSSLPQPGVEKADPENVLLARANVRRLEAEAIRDALLSVSGRLQDQHFGAPVGAASPRRSIYVRVIRNDLDPFLRAFDFPEPFSSVGRRDVTNVPAQSLAMMNDAQINNVANDWASQTLAEATSDGDRNGIAAMFLQAFGRQPSDREIAQSETFLNEMRLVVAERARQRAELGLQINQIESAIDARWQLARERLGDQDESEGQLSTVDVPMPIGRWDFTIGLDDQVGSANVNLMNGARQSKQGLIVTDGGYALTNSIGVPLSQKTLEVWVKLKDLDQRGGGAMTLQSKNGALFDAIVFAERDRRQWLAGSNNFQRTEPFGGSEEAAADRQPVHVAITYDADGQIAGYHNGQPYGKPYRSGGPLTFAAGESVVGFGIRHLPAGGNRLLSGTILQARLYDRALTAEQIAASAADSASFVSEARLLEQLTEVERNAMQQDRASLEQLRRQWKSIPESKLSETGQAWSELARALLSFKEFLYVR from the coding sequence ATGGCCAAGACGATCTCGGAGGCGGAGCGGGAGTTCTTCGAGTCGAAGATTCGGCCGGTGTTGGTCGAGCATTGTTATTCCTGCCACAACTCCGTCGACTCGTCGGAGGGGGGACTGGTGATGGATCATCGCGACGCGGTGCTGCGTGGCGGTGACGGAGGCGTGGTCGTTGTCGCAGGCGATCCGGGCGCAAGTCGGCTGATCAAGGTGCTGCGTCATGAAATCGACGGCCTGGAGATGCCCGAGGGGGGCCCAAAACTGGATGAGGCCATCGTCCGTGACTTTGAAAAATGGATCCGCATCGGGCTGCCCGATCCCCGCGACCAACCGCCGACCGACGAGGAACTCCAGGCGTCAAGCTCGTGGGCGGAAAAGCTGGAGCGGCGAAAGCAGTGGTGGAGCTTCCAACCCATTGTTTCGAGTGATCCGCCCGCCGACGAAAACGATTCGCCCCATCCGATCGACCGCTTCGTCAATCGCGAACTGGAAAGCAACGGGTTGAAGCCGTCTCCTGCGGCGGACGCCGCGACCCTGGTTCGCCGTTTGTTTTTTACGTTGACCGGCCTGCCGCCATCGCCCGACCAAGCAACCAGCTGGACTCGACGGATCAACGAAACGGCCGACCGAGACGCGGTCGTCGGAGAATTGATCGACCAGCTGTTGGACAGTGACAATTTTGGGCCGCGGTGGGCCAGGCATTGGATGGATTGGATTCGTTACGCCGAGTCACACGGCAGCGAGGGGGATCCGCGGATTCAAAACGCTTGGCACTATCGCGACTATCTGATTCGCGCGCTCAACGCCGATGTTCCCTATGACCAATTGCTGCGGGAACACGTCGCCGGTGACCTGTTGCCTGAACCGAGAATCAATCCGCAGCTGGGGATCAACGAGTCCATGGTCGGCACCGCACATTGGCGGATGGTGTTCCATGGATTTGCGCCCACCGACGCGTTGGACGAAAAGGTTCGTTTCATCGATGATCAAATCAACGTTTTTAGCAAAGCATTCTTGGGGCTGACGGTTTCCTGTGCCCGCTGTCACGATCACAAATTTGATGCGATCAGCCAGGCCGATTACTACGCGCTGTTCGGGGTGCTCGCCTCCTGCAGACCCGGACGCCATGTCGTCGATTTACAATCCCAGCAAGAACTTCATCGAACGACGCTGGCGGAGCTGAAGACTCAAATCCGAGACTCGATCGCGTCACAGTGGCTGGTCGAGTCCAACGTGGCGACGGATCGGTTGTTGAACCCTGACGCGAAGCCTGCCAAGTCGGTCGGCTTGGTCGACGTCTTGAACGGGCTTCGTCAAAACGTCGCCGACGGGAAACCGTTTCAAACGGCCTGGAACGAAACGGTGCAGGCTCAATTGGACCAGCGAAACGCCGTCGACGCGTTCTTTGCGAATTCAACAAGCGTCCACTGGAATTTGGGCGATGATGATGCACGGTCCCAGTGGTATTCCTATGGAACGGGACTGGAAGGAGATTCTGATGCCGGGCAGTTTTCGATTGCCATCGATGGCCAGACGCTTTTGTCCGGCATCTATCCGTCGGGCGTTTACACGCACGGTCTTTCCGCCAAGCATCCCGGACGGCTGACATCACCGGATTTTCAATTGCATGACGGCCAGGCGATTTGCGCCGAAGTGATCGGTGCGAACGACGCCAGTTTGCGTTATGTGGTTCAGGATTATCCACGCAACGGAACCGTATACCCGGTCACGCGACTCAACGGCGACTGGAACGTGCAGCGGTACGATCTGTCGTACTGGAGTGGCGACATGATTCATCTGGAGTTGGCGACCGCGATGGACGCGCCTTTGTTGACATCCGACAAGCCACGGTCCTGGTTCGGCGTGCGACGGGTCGTCGTGACGGACAATGATCACGAAGTCCCCAGGCCGGCATCGGAAGGGTTCTTGGCGTTGGTCGAGTCGGCTAAGTCCGCTCGGGGCGCCGCCTCCGCTGGGGGCGATGTGCCCGGCGACTGGTCGCAGCTGGAGACATTGTTGCGTTCATCGGTCCGGCGTGCCGTGGTGGCTTGGACGTCGGGCTCGATGACCGACGCGCAAGCGATCCTGCTAGACGATTGTCTGCGGACGGGTGTGTTGCCGAATTCCTTGGATCGGCTTCCCGAACTGAACGCGTTGGTGGGACAATACCGTAAACTTGAAAATGAGATCCCCGTACCGACTCGTGTCCCTGGTTTGGACGAATCGGTGGGAGTCGACCAGCCGTTGATGGTCCGGGGGAATCACAAACAACTGGCGGATCCGGTGCCGAGACGATTCCTCGAAGTGATCGATGACAGCCCTTATCGGTCGACGATCAGCGGTCGTGCGGAATTGGCGGAGGATTTGTTGCGGGACGACAATCCGCTGACTCGGCGTGTGATCGTCAATCGCATTTGGCATCATCTGTTCGGCCAGGGAATTGTTTCCACGCCGGACAATTTTGGGCGTCTTGGGAATCTGCCCTCGCATCCCGAGTTGCTCGATTGGCTGGCGGTTCGGTTCGCCAAGGATGGGTGGTCGATCAAAACATTCATCCGGCTGCTCGTGTCGTCCGATACCTGGCAACGCTCTTCCCTGCCGCAGCCGGGGGTCGAGAAAGCGGATCCTGAGAATGTGCTGTTGGCCCGCGCGAATGTGCGCCGGTTGGAAGCCGAAGCAATCCGGGATGCGTTATTGAGTGTGTCGGGGCGATTGCAGGACCAACATTTCGGCGCGCCCGTCGGAGCGGCTTCGCCACGACGGAGTATTTATGTTCGGGTGATCCGCAATGATTTGGATCCCTTCTTGCGTGCCTTTGATTTTCCCGAACCGTTCAGCAGCGTCGGCCGGAGGGACGTGACGAACGTTCCCGCCCAGTCGCTGGCGATGATGAATGATGCCCAGATCAACAACGTCGCTAATGATTGGGCAAGCCAAACGCTTGCCGAGGCAACGTCCGACGGCGACCGCAACGGCATCGCCGCCATGTTCCTCCAAGCGTTCGGTCGTCAGCCGTCGGATCGCGAAATCGCCCAGTCGGAAACGTTCTTGAATGAGATGCGTTTGGTCGTCGCCGAGCGGGCGCGACAGAGAGCGGAATTGGGACTACAGATCAATCAGATCGAATCGGCGATCGACGCGCGGTGGCAGTTGGCCCGCGAGCGACTTGGCGATCAGGATGAATCTGAAGGCCAGCTGTCAACGGTCGACGTGCCAATGCCGATCGGTCGTTGGGACTTCACGATCGGGCTGGACGATCAAGTCGGCAGCGCGAACGTGAACCTGATGAACGGTGCGCGACAATCCAAACAGGGATTGATCGTGACCGATGGCGGGTATGCCCTGACCAACTCGATCGGCGTGCCCCTGTCGCAAAAAACGTTGGAGGTCTGGGTGAAACTGAAGGATTTAGATCAACGAGGCGGCGGGGCGATGACGCTGCAGTCCAAAAATGGCGCGTTGTTTGACGCGATCGTATTCGCCGAACGAGATCGCCGGCAATGGCTCGCCGGCAGCAACAACTTTCAGCGCACCGAGCCGTTTGGCGGTTCCGAAGAGGCGGCAGCCGATCGCCAACCGGTGCATGTTGCGATCACCTATGATGCGGACGGCCAGATCGCCGGATATCACAACGGCCAGCCCTATGGAAAACCCTATCGCAGTGGCGGACCACTGACCTTTGCCGCCGGCGAATCCGTCGTCGGCTTCGGGATTCGGCATCTGCCCGCCGGAGGAAATCGCTTGCTATCGGGAACGATCCTGCAGGCAAGACTTTATGATCGTGCGTTGACCGCGGAGCAGATCGCGGCGTCAGCAGCGGATTCGGCGTCTTTTGTGTCCGAAGCAAGGTTGCTGGAACAACTGACCGAAGTCGAGCGAAATGCAATGCAACAGGATCGTGCGTCGTTGGAGCAGTTACGCCGTCAATGGAAGTCGATTCCGGAATCCAAGCTCAGCGAGACCGGACAAGCCTGGTCCGAGTTGGCTCGCGCGTTGTTGTCGTTCAAGGAGTTTCTTTATGTTCGCTGA
- a CDS encoding M56 family metallopeptidase encodes MPRPAIFEAARGPQTSRSSTIIGASSTVAAVQQQLADPPMIGNAVAAASAASPLANPVLNARSPIRWRGVLTSVYLGGAGLCVLFLLVGRLRLRWIESAARCERSDDVPPQVRLLISPRASRPFCCGIVSPRIVLPPAVADSEHRPHVLRHELVHVQRGDALTRAVMNVAMPVLYINPFYWLLRRSAIMASEHVADATAAESTSVVAYSRGMIDLARTLHAPPSILSVVGGWTSQTTLTKRLHWLLQNDRGSSPCNATWSCATGFFAVAVMGFVTFLFGCAPETARRGEVEAVGDSTAGCIWSMTPEMPGSAARISDCDVKVVRGQVMDDGMPVADAEVWASGYGLIGGRERVLTDREGRFELKLPIDPRMAIRSWNIVAFEGNRFGRSGKVSDDGEVSISLKPGRMANFAVRDRASGEMISGARLFLVDGRIVDAPDGQCRIGGLPKDLTKLIVVAPGFARRAIEVDLFSENQERLVVKLDKGGRILGRVVDRGGQPVAGNPVGLMIGHQSLQPAMRQITDQDGNYSMDGMPIDRPVRVSTYSHKTSGGSQWETQTVTVRAADPVEVNFSVDGDHAAPQEAGSAVFHSLASDRPDPGRGGVRGQVLLPNGEPATEFELSFQWPRDWQPGEEIVSGGPVGNACLFTPADGRFEFTGLKKGGTYRFVAAAPGYQDAVVSRVHAVALSELDSTESINLQLKPATDAVITVNDPASQPIAGADVWLIPGDPKRPLDAHPLVRRRLHGKSDSQGHVRFSAIPFADGVLIVEKDGKGTEQIAWNGTSTTVTLSSPANLKVQLSRPDGSAEPVNIFLQRVGSNRLSAKTAKAGEMEVVVENITSAKYKVSIESDDYLLSDGNWEAEIGMVKPGSMQVVTLQLRHREN; translated from the coding sequence ATGCCGCGTCCTGCCATTTTCGAAGCAGCACGCGGGCCGCAGACGAGCCGCTCGTCGACGATCATCGGAGCTTCGTCGACCGTGGCCGCGGTGCAGCAGCAGTTGGCGGATCCGCCGATGATCGGCAACGCGGTTGCAGCCGCGTCCGCCGCGTCCCCTCTCGCCAATCCGGTATTGAACGCACGGTCACCGATTCGATGGCGGGGCGTGTTGACCAGCGTCTACCTGGGGGGCGCTGGGCTGTGCGTGCTTTTCTTACTGGTCGGGCGGTTGCGGCTGCGTTGGATCGAGTCGGCGGCACGGTGTGAGCGTTCCGATGACGTGCCCCCGCAGGTGCGTTTGTTGATCAGCCCACGGGCGAGTCGACCGTTCTGCTGTGGAATCGTTTCGCCGCGGATCGTGTTGCCGCCGGCAGTCGCTGACAGCGAGCATCGGCCTCATGTTCTACGACATGAATTGGTCCATGTTCAACGAGGCGATGCGTTGACCCGCGCCGTGATGAATGTTGCGATGCCGGTGTTGTACATCAACCCGTTTTATTGGTTGCTCCGACGATCGGCGATCATGGCTTCGGAACACGTTGCCGACGCGACGGCGGCCGAGTCGACATCGGTCGTTGCCTATTCCCGTGGTATGATCGATCTGGCGCGCACACTACACGCGCCTCCGTCGATTTTGTCCGTCGTGGGCGGATGGACCAGCCAAACCACGCTGACCAAACGTCTTCACTGGCTATTGCAGAACGACCGTGGTTCGTCTCCATGCAACGCCACCTGGTCCTGCGCGACGGGGTTCTTCGCGGTGGCGGTGATGGGCTTCGTCACGTTTCTGTTCGGCTGCGCGCCGGAGACCGCACGCAGGGGCGAGGTGGAGGCCGTCGGTGATTCGACCGCCGGCTGCATTTGGTCGATGACACCCGAGATGCCCGGCAGCGCCGCTCGGATCAGCGATTGCGATGTCAAAGTGGTTCGCGGACAGGTCATGGATGACGGGATGCCGGTGGCCGATGCCGAAGTTTGGGCGAGCGGCTATGGTCTGATCGGCGGACGCGAGAGAGTGCTGACGGACAGGGAAGGTCGATTCGAATTGAAGTTGCCGATCGATCCGCGGATGGCGATCCGGTCTTGGAACATTGTTGCGTTTGAAGGAAATCGTTTCGGGCGGTCCGGCAAAGTGTCTGACGACGGCGAGGTCTCTATCAGTCTGAAACCGGGACGTATGGCGAACTTCGCGGTTCGGGATCGGGCTTCCGGCGAGATGATTTCAGGTGCGCGTTTGTTTTTGGTGGATGGTCGCATCGTGGATGCGCCGGACGGCCAATGCCGCATCGGCGGCTTACCGAAAGACCTTACGAAGCTAATCGTCGTTGCACCGGGGTTTGCACGCCGAGCGATCGAGGTCGACCTGTTTTCCGAAAACCAAGAGCGTCTGGTGGTCAAGTTGGACAAGGGCGGTCGGATCCTTGGGCGAGTCGTTGATCGTGGCGGTCAGCCCGTCGCTGGCAATCCGGTCGGGTTGATGATAGGCCACCAAAGTCTTCAGCCGGCCATGCGACAAATCACCGACCAAGATGGGAACTACTCCATGGACGGGATGCCGATTGATCGGCCGGTGCGTGTCAGCACGTATTCCCACAAGACCTCCGGTGGGTCCCAATGGGAGACCCAAACGGTGACGGTTCGTGCGGCTGATCCAGTGGAAGTCAATTTTTCGGTTGATGGTGACCACGCGGCGCCGCAAGAAGCCGGCTCGGCCGTGTTTCACTCGCTTGCTTCGGATCGGCCAGATCCGGGACGTGGCGGCGTGCGTGGCCAGGTGTTGCTGCCCAACGGAGAACCGGCGACGGAATTCGAACTGTCGTTTCAGTGGCCGCGAGATTGGCAGCCCGGTGAAGAGATCGTCAGCGGTGGTCCCGTCGGAAACGCGTGCCTGTTCACTCCGGCCGATGGGCGTTTTGAGTTCACGGGGCTGAAAAAAGGAGGCACCTATCGATTCGTCGCCGCCGCGCCGGGATACCAAGACGCGGTCGTGTCCCGCGTCCACGCGGTGGCACTTTCGGAGCTCGATTCAACTGAATCGATCAACCTGCAGCTCAAGCCGGCGACCGATGCGGTGATCACGGTGAACGATCCGGCATCGCAACCCATCGCAGGAGCGGATGTTTGGCTGATTCCCGGGGACCCGAAACGTCCGCTTGATGCGCATCCGCTGGTCCGTCGACGTCTTCACGGCAAATCTGATTCGCAGGGGCACGTCCGTTTTTCCGCGATCCCATTTGCCGACGGGGTCTTGATCGTTGAGAAGGACGGCAAGGGAACGGAGCAGATCGCATGGAACGGAACGAGCACTACCGTCACGTTATCGAGTCCAGCCAACCTGAAAGTCCAACTGTCACGCCCAGACGGCAGCGCTGAACCCGTGAACATTTTTTTGCAACGCGTCGGAAGCAATCGCTTGAGTGCGAAGACAGCCAAAGCCGGCGAGATGGAGGTCGTGGTTGAAAACATCACCTCGGCCAAGTACAAGGTATCGATCGAATCAGACGACTACCTGCTGAGCGATGGCAACTGGGAAGCGGAAATCGGCATGGTGAAACCCGGCAGCATGCAAGTCGTCACGTTGCAGTTGAGGCATCGCGAAAACTAA
- a CDS encoding DUF1501 domain-containing protein, translated as MHRSRRLFLERCSTGFGAAALTAMMQDNGGANTSAADPLHALPDDAALRTFHHPPKVKHVIFCYMSGGVSHVDSFDPKPKLEALHGQPMPVQVERTQFNRNGNVMASPFTFKRSGESGLPISDMFPEIASVADELAVVRSMTTPVNEHAQGNFVMHSGFPFMGHPSAGAWCSYGLGSENENLPGFVVLQSGNAVVPHGGLSLFSSGFLPAQHQGSVLKADQPEAIRNVRPRGLRDDQLRRMEFANSFDQQFLNQAGGDAQVEAAIQNYETAFRMQTSVPELCDISDESESTRRQYGLDSSDQQKAAYARQCLLARRLVERGVRFIELSCLTKGIGAGGAANPWDQHGDLEKGHRAMGFQVDQPIAALIKDLRARGLLEETLIVWAGEFGRTPFSQGSNGRDHNPQGFSVWLAGGGVKGGTWYGATDELGYHAIENTCTVYDLWATVLHLLGVDHERLTYRYSGRDMRLTDVHGNVLTDILS; from the coding sequence ATGCATCGCTCACGCAGACTGTTTCTGGAACGATGTTCAACCGGATTCGGTGCCGCGGCGCTGACGGCAATGATGCAAGACAACGGAGGGGCAAACACCAGCGCAGCGGATCCGCTGCATGCGTTGCCCGACGACGCGGCGCTGCGAACGTTTCATCATCCGCCCAAAGTCAAGCATGTGATTTTTTGTTACATGTCCGGCGGCGTTTCGCACGTCGATTCGTTTGACCCAAAACCCAAGCTGGAAGCGTTGCACGGACAGCCGATGCCGGTCCAGGTGGAACGGACACAGTTCAATCGAAACGGCAACGTGATGGCCAGCCCGTTTACGTTCAAACGCTCCGGCGAGTCGGGATTGCCGATCAGTGACATGTTTCCCGAAATCGCGTCGGTGGCGGATGAGTTGGCCGTGGTTCGGTCGATGACCACGCCCGTCAACGAGCACGCCCAGGGTAACTTTGTGATGCATTCGGGATTTCCGTTCATGGGGCATCCGAGTGCGGGGGCGTGGTGTTCCTACGGACTGGGCAGCGAGAACGAGAATCTGCCCGGTTTTGTCGTCTTGCAAAGCGGCAACGCGGTCGTGCCGCACGGCGGATTGAGTCTGTTCAGCAGCGGGTTTTTGCCGGCGCAACACCAGGGATCGGTCTTGAAAGCCGACCAACCCGAAGCGATCCGCAACGTGCGTCCCCGAGGGTTACGCGACGATCAACTTCGGCGAATGGAGTTTGCCAATTCGTTTGATCAACAGTTCTTGAATCAGGCCGGAGGCGACGCGCAAGTCGAAGCGGCGATCCAGAACTATGAAACAGCGTTTCGGATGCAGACTTCCGTACCGGAGTTGTGTGACATCTCGGACGAAAGTGAGTCGACCCGACGTCAGTACGGGTTGGATTCCAGCGACCAGCAGAAAGCGGCCTATGCGCGGCAGTGTTTGCTGGCTCGGCGGTTGGTCGAGCGCGGTGTCCGATTCATCGAGCTGAGTTGTTTGACCAAGGGCATCGGCGCCGGTGGAGCGGCCAATCCCTGGGATCAGCATGGTGATCTGGAAAAGGGGCACCGGGCGATGGGGTTTCAAGTCGACCAACCGATCGCGGCGCTGATCAAAGATCTACGCGCTCGCGGACTGCTGGAGGAGACCCTGATTGTGTGGGCAGGCGAATTCGGCCGGACGCCGTTTTCGCAAGGCAGCAACGGACGGGACCACAACCCGCAAGGGTTCAGCGTTTGGCTGGCCGGCGGCGGCGTCAAGGGCGGAACGTGGTACGGCGCGACCGATGAATTGGGTTATCACGCAATCGAGAACACGTGCACCGTCTATGACCTTTGGGCGACGGTGTTGCATTTGTTGGGCGTCGATCATGAAAGACTGACGTACCGTTACAGCGGACGCGACATGCGGCTGACCGATGTGCACGGGAACGTGTTGACGGATATCCTCAGCTAA
- a CDS encoding arylsulfatase, whose amino-acid sequence MKPLTSTLLFCISLLPSLLGHCQAADPQPASRPNVVVVITDDQGYGELSCHGNPVLETPHLDRLASESVRLVDFHVAPMCTPTRGQLMTGVDALRNGAMNVSSGRTLLRREFPTIANLFADSGWSTGLFGKWHLGDAYPYRPQDRGFQESVWFPSSHINSVPDAWNNDYFDDTYLHNGRRETYSGYTTDVLFRESMEWMQAEADAGRPFFCYLATAAAHQPHFVPEKYRLAAREKWQAARDQFPAMDPEREEQLVRFLGMCANIDDNIGLLERFLTQSGLRENTVVVFLTDNGSTFGPRYFNAGMTGGKTTLWEGGHRVPCFVRWPSGGFRAAGDVAGLTQVQDLLPTFSDLLKLKVPAEATFDGTSLAGVLRGESDVPEDRMLVINYSRMPFKARRTMPNNNAVPRRERAAVLWKHWRLLEDKRLYNLDADPLQQTNVIDQHPEVAAAMREHLDAWWDRLKTNVNEFQPSVIGDDSQNPVRLTACEWADVFIDQQSQVRRGDRKNGIWHLEVADSGRYALTLSRWPEESGLGLRDGIDETPVADGVFTEGPAWPVAVARLRVGEQRLRTKVDPDASSVRFELTLPAGRTTMQTWFDDDSGNEICGAYYVNVERLADR is encoded by the coding sequence ATGAAGCCCCTGACCTCTACACTCCTGTTTTGCATTTCCCTGCTTCCTTCGTTGCTCGGCCATTGCCAAGCAGCCGATCCGCAACCGGCATCACGGCCCAACGTGGTTGTCGTGATCACGGATGATCAGGGCTACGGAGAGCTTTCTTGCCACGGCAATCCGGTTTTGGAAACGCCGCACTTGGATCGGTTGGCGTCAGAAAGTGTTCGCCTGGTGGATTTCCACGTCGCACCGATGTGCACGCCGACGCGCGGCCAATTGATGACCGGAGTCGATGCGCTGCGCAACGGTGCGATGAACGTCAGCAGCGGGCGAACGTTGCTTCGTCGTGAATTTCCCACGATCGCCAATCTGTTCGCCGACTCGGGCTGGAGCACAGGGCTGTTCGGCAAGTGGCATTTGGGCGATGCGTATCCTTACCGGCCCCAGGATCGCGGGTTTCAAGAAAGTGTTTGGTTCCCATCGTCCCACATCAATTCGGTTCCGGACGCCTGGAACAACGATTACTTCGATGACACTTACCTTCACAACGGCCGTCGTGAAACCTATTCGGGATACACCACCGATGTCTTGTTTCGTGAATCGATGGAATGGATGCAGGCGGAAGCGGATGCCGGGCGACCGTTTTTCTGTTACTTGGCGACCGCCGCGGCTCACCAACCACACTTTGTTCCCGAAAAGTATCGGTTGGCCGCCCGTGAAAAATGGCAGGCGGCGCGGGACCAGTTTCCCGCAATGGATCCCGAACGGGAGGAACAACTGGTTCGTTTCCTGGGTATGTGCGCCAACATCGATGACAACATCGGCTTGTTGGAACGTTTTTTGACGCAGAGCGGTTTGCGGGAAAACACGGTGGTGGTCTTCCTGACCGACAACGGCAGCACGTTCGGCCCCAGATACTTCAACGCCGGCATGACGGGCGGAAAAACCACGCTTTGGGAAGGCGGACACCGTGTGCCTTGCTTCGTCCGGTGGCCGAGCGGTGGGTTCAGAGCCGCGGGTGATGTGGCCGGTTTGACCCAGGTCCAAGACTTGTTGCCGACGTTCTCGGATCTGTTGAAGCTGAAGGTGCCTGCCGAAGCAACGTTTGACGGAACCAGCCTGGCCGGCGTGCTGCGCGGCGAGTCCGATGTTCCCGAAGATCGCATGTTGGTGATCAATTACAGCCGGATGCCTTTCAAGGCGCGCCGAACGATGCCCAACAACAATGCGGTTCCACGTCGCGAGCGGGCAGCGGTGTTGTGGAAGCATTGGCGCCTGCTCGAGGACAAACGGCTCTACAACCTGGACGCCGACCCGTTGCAGCAAACCAACGTGATCGATCAGCATCCCGAGGTCGCAGCGGCCATGCGCGAACATTTAGACGCGTGGTGGGACCGATTGAAAACGAACGTCAATGAATTTCAACCGTCGGTCATCGGCGACGATTCGCAAAATCCCGTGCGATTGACCGCCTGTGAGTGGGCCGATGTGTTCATTGACCAGCAGTCTCAGGTGCGCCGTGGTGACCGCAAGAACGGGATCTGGCATTTGGAAGTTGCCGACTCCGGCCGCTATGCGCTCACACTCAGCCGTTGGCCCGAGGAGTCGGGACTCGGCTTGCGTGACGGCATCGACGAGACGCCCGTTGCCGACGGAGTGTTCACCGAAGGGCCGGCCTGGCCGGTCGCCGTCGCACGATTGCGGGTCGGCGAGCAACGACTGCGAACCAAGGTTGACCCAGATGCCAGTTCAGTCCGGTTTGAGCTGACGTTGCCGGCCGGTCGGACGACCATGCAAACCTGGTTCGATGACGATTCGGGGAATGAGATCTGCGGTGCGTACTATGTCAACGTGGAACGCTTGGCGGATCGGTAA